In the Drosophila biarmipes strain raj3 chromosome X, RU_DBia_V1.1, whole genome shotgun sequence genome, one interval contains:
- the LOC108026301 gene encoding pneumococcal serine-rich repeat protein isoform X3, which translates to MKLSVSAYRAHASAHKKILSSGYHSQLNYGSTGAAAASSSSSGATATGLYAMEAHEHEAGKFVKDVARQVHDCNSDTDVISPTGTSSSGGGGGGGGGGGGGGGGGGGSGGAGPSDGGYHKRHHKMVRDDDNNSAAHSSDSKSPSQRKSRIGDGASDPDSDWTRSNQRWMKLRTTVQISSAIQKKPPLKREDSFLKRFSTRQIPETQETVEDTGSESASGDVDKSVKRRRRYLQKRRSVVNPDENFYFYWLMMLTVCVLYNLWTLIVRQSFPELQQSVPTFWLICDSMTDVVFILDIIVQLRTGYLEQGLMVYDDRKLACHYVHSRDFIFDMIALIPLDLLQLKMGTHPLLRFTRFFKVYRSVRFYYIVESRTVWPNLWRVVNLIHILLILAHWFGCFYFLLSEAEGFQGDWVYPYRPGDYATLTRKYLGSLYWSTLTLTTIGDLPTPETNAEYIFTIVSYLIGVFIFATIVGQVGNVITNRNANRLEFERLLDGAKTYMRHHKVPGGMKRRVLRWYDYSWSRGRIQGGGDINTALGLLPDKLKTELALHVNLSVLKKVTIFQECQPEFLHDLVLKMKAYIFTPGDSICRKGEVAREMFIIADGILEVLSETGKVLTTMKAGDFFGEIGILNLDGLNKRTADVRSVGYSELFSLSREDVLAAMKDYPDAQEILQTLGRKRLMEVRCVNKKYAKAQSDKEAAAYAAAHPHHHQAHHQGQVHQSDSSENSASKKIVDKLKHDVKGFRNVLKKSRTSRKSDESLEMQPLHNTSPRGSKILLKRMSRVRSDEKDADSAEAKDELHDKTPSPIGAGLPLLQRLRLLKEKQESIQEEPEREFSEGFPLIQRLQQLKIKNEPQANAAEPGVVMVNTPPNISSKIDSHFASSQAGGSVPGLNGGGISAPGQSLTVAQIKPIMKVSFKQKIQQLQGGGGASSSPGPSTGAIAKKEPPKSLALVAKHATSEEPAATAGLGSGAGSGIATISKRVVKPGHRMATPLQSDTDTDGTPIKPWSKLKLATLMSSSYTSLTNCSPDDLTSPLKNYSLSNIPQQMETHPRPRHHSARNSSRSPRHGHGHGHHHHHHTHQGQGQGPSSSSTTGSSAGQVNQMASTAAKRDCLRLQKPEQHLPDGELTELGGNGRRKLYQSVFDLSPEYCGLPFVKRLKILNERQKLAELERALQTRSFSLDCSKSGPDSKVPITESLYRCYSDTSGIYSQFLSTYESTTSSTSISTNTSASASASASASASASDSNSRQLQYVPLPLSPESNETMERRKLKSILKKLQMGGGQEEEAGSKVNASGASQKGQGLPAEPTLEGPPASAKEEVESPFGGAAAIGSVNNNKNGGGSGNGGGTSAASMNDNSANPSSISRAGNSAYACPPPAVAFPFPVPVPVSVPLAPASGAVALPLGSEAANVWSPTLTLVTPTNSPQESFAFPAQLQREGELGGHGNGNGRGLVGGVGSASAVGASASASASTSASYVVECSSSSNQILHAQSTTDLNLNLQLRQNTTSATMGGAGPGPRLEGFPEAQDYFNQILSGINHVIKTHMNEMHSKFETQFSSMAGEVRRRDAIIAQLQLKLRSIEGKTSGPVASTSASSSALVLPLSRRPKREKMSQLSVDDDEPPEEDNSSSGSSAELLFMRGDSLDTVFTSSPPIQGGRRSISPGPSRHHAASANALNCPSSYYGGPGSLSSRHAQSHPSFYSGQGNGRSGRSSGYREWSGGADSLGSGSGSSNAVMVADVTGNLARLSDSVILDIGESSSSSSSSSKINMADVDDDEEEEEDPAARHSREDEDLDDDGGGRTAGHNDWEVQMLAAEMERQERKRGHSLSDNLGELKHCSTFLRRRRKFSDTETEFSETDMEEQLARSVSGSMDPTGSTVASGSGGGGSTSTSAGHQSGSQRPRASSLDQFNLRYGIGRGIFKAMSIDRDKDKL; encoded by the exons ATGAAACTGAGCGTGAGCGCGTATCGGGCGCATGCATCCGCACACAAGAAGATCCTCTCCAGCGGCTATCACTCACAGCTCAACTACGGCAGCACTGGAGCGGCAGCGgcatcctcctcgtcgtcgggGGCCACTGCAACGGGCCTATATGCG ATGGAAGCCCACGAGCACGAAGCGGGCAAGTTTGTGAAGGATGTGGCCCGTCAGGTGCACGACTGCAACAGCGACACGGACGTCATCAGTCCCACGGGCACCAGTAGCTCCGGCgggggcggcggaggcggcgggggcggcggaggcggcgggggcggcggaggcggatCCGGTGGTGCCGGTCCCAGCGACGGTGGCTATCACAAGCGGCACCACAAGATGGTCCGGGACGACGACAACAACAGTGCGGCGCACTCCTCGGACAGCAAAAGTCCCAGTCAGCG GAAATCGCGTATCGGAGATGGAGCTTCAGATCCAGATTCCGATTG GACACGATCGAACCAGCGCTGGATGAAGCTGCGCACCACCGTGCAGATCTCGTCGGCGATACAGAAGAAACCACCGCTCAAGCGCGAAGACTCCTTCCTGAAGCGTTTCTCGACAAGACAGATACCCGAAACACAg GAAACTGTTGAAGACACGGGTTCAGAAAGTGCCTCTGGTGACGTCGACAAGAGTGTCAAACGACGACGACGCTATCTGCAGAAACGACGATCTGTTGTTAATCCAGATGAAAATTTTTACTTCTATTGGTTAATGATGTTAACTGTATGTGTTCTATATAATCTATGGACCCTAATTGTGAGGCAGAGCTTTCCTGAACTGCAG CAATCTGTGCCCACGTTTTGGCTcatctgcgattcgatgacaGATGTTGTATTTATCTTAGATATAATAGTTCAATTACGCACAGGCTATCTGGAGCAGGGCCTCATG GTATACGATGACAGGAAGCTGGCCTGCCACTATGTTCACTCGCGCGACTTCATCTTCGATATGATTGCGCTGATACCATTGGATCTGCTGCAGCTCAAGATGGGCACACATCCGCTCTTGCGTTTTACGCGCTTTTTTAAA GTTTATCGATCTGTGAGATTTTATTACATCGTAGAAAGTAGAACAGTTTGGCCAAATTTATGGCGCGTTGTTAACCTAATTCATATCCTGTTAATACTGGCACACTGGTTCGgttgtttctattttttacTCTCCGAGGCGGAGGGTTTTCAG GGCGATTGGGTCTACCCGTATCGACCCGGGGACTATGCCACCCTGACGCGCAAGTATCTGGGCAGCCTGTACTGGTCCACCCTGACACTGACGACCATTGGGGACCTGCCCACGCCCGAGACGAATGCAGA ATATATTTTTACGATCGTTAGCTATTTGATTGGTGTTTTTATCTTCGCCACCATTGTGGGCCAAGTGGGCAATGTGATAACGAACCGAAATGCGAATCGCCTGGAGTTCGAGCGCCTGCTGGATGGGGCCAAGACGTATATGCGGCACCACAAG GTGCCCGGGGGGATGAAGCGTCGCGTGCTGCGGTGGTACGACTACAGCTGGTCCCGCGGAAGGATACAGGGTGGCGGTGACATCAATACCGCCTTGGGCCTCCTGCCCGACAAGCTGAAAACCGAATTGGCCTTACATGTCAACCTCAGCGTGCTGAAGAAGGTGACCATTTTCCAAGAGTGCCAGCCCGAGTTCCTCCACGATCTCGTGCTCAAGATGAAGGCCTACATCTTCACGCCGGGCGACTCCATCTGCCGGAAGGGCGAGGTGGCCCGCGAGATGTTCATCATCGCCGATGGCATCCTGGAGGTGCTCAGCGAGACGGGCAAGGTCCTCACCACCATGAAGGCCGGCGATTTTTTTGGCGAGATCGGCATCCTCAATCTGGACGGGCTGAACAA ACGCACGGCGGATGTGCGGTCCGTGGGCTATTCGGAGCTTTTCTCCCTGTCCCGCGAGGATGTGCTGGCGGCCATGAAGGACTATCCCGACGCCCAGGAGATCCTGCAGACCCTGGGTCGCAAGCGGCTGATGGAGGTGCGCTGCGTGAACAAGAAGTACGCAAAGGCCCAGAGCGACAAGGAGGCGGCGGCCTATGCGGCGGCCCATCCGCACCACCACCAGGCCCACCACCAGGGCCAGGTGCACCAGAGCGACAGCAGCGAGAACAGTGCCTCCAAGAAGATCGTGGACAAGCTGAAGCACGACGTCAAGGGCTTCCGGAATGTGCTTAAGAAGTCCAG GACCTCGCGGAAAAGCGACGAATCCCTAGAGATGCAGCCCCTGCACAACACCTCGCCCCGCGGCAGCAAGATCCTGCTGAAGCGCATGTCGCGCGTGAGATCGGACGAAAAGGATGCGGACAGTGCCGAGGCCAAGGACGAGCTGCACGACAAGACGCCCAGCCCCATTGGGGCGgggctgccgctgctgcagcgcctCCGGCTGCTCAAGGAGAAGCAG GAATCGATCCAGGAGGAGCCCGAACGCGAGTTCAGCGAAGGCTTTCCCCTGATCCAGCGACTGCAGCAGTTGAAAATTAAGAACGAGCCGCAGGCAAACGCCGCCGAACCCGGCGTCGTCATG GTCAACACGCCGCCCAATATCAGCAGCAAGATAGACTCGCATTTTGCGTCCAGCCAGGCAGGAGGATCGGTTCCCGGCTTAAATGGTGGAGGCATCTCGGCGCCGGGACAATCGCTGACGGTGGCCCAGATCAAGCCCATCATGAAGGTGTCGTTCAAGCAGAAGATCCAGCAGTTGCAGGGCGGCGGAGGAGCCAGCAGTTCGCCGGGTCCGAGTACCGGAGCCATAGCCAAGAAGGAGCCGCCCAAGTCACTGGCCCTGGTGGCCAAGCATGCCACGTCCGAGGAACCGGCAGCCACAGCTGGACTGGGATCGGGAGCTGGCTCCGGCATAGCCACCATATCGAAGCGGGTGGTCAAGCCCGGTCACCGGATGGCCACGCCCCTGCAGTCGGACACGGACACCGATGGCACGCCCATCAAGCCGTGGTCCAAGCTGAAGCTGGCCACCCTGATGTCCTCCAGCTACACGAGCCTGACCAACTGCTCGCCGGACGACCTGACCTCGCCGCTGAAGAACTACTCGCTGAGCAACATACCCCAGCAGATGGAGACGCATCCGCGACCCCGTCACCACAGCGCCAGGAACAGTTCGAGATCGCCACGGCACGGGCACGGACATGGGCATCATCACCACCATCACACCCATCAGGGGCAGGGACAGGGGCCAAGCTCGTCCAGCACAACGGGCTCATCGGCTGGCCAGGTGAACCAGATGGCCAGCACTGCGGCCAAGAGGGATTGCCTGCGTCTCCAGAAGCCGGAGCAGCACCTGCCTGACGGCGAACTGACCGAACTGGGCGGCAATGGACGCAGGAAGCTCTACCAGAGCGTCTTCGATCTCTCGCCGGAGTATTGTGGTCTGCCATTCGTCAAGCGCCTGAAGATCCTCAACGAGCGCCAGAAGTTGGCCGAGCTGGAGAGGGCGCTCCAGACGCGCAGCTTCAGCCTGGACTGCTCCAAGTCCGGGCCGGATAGCAAGGTGCCCATCACGGAGTCGCTGTATCGCTGCTACAGCGACACCTCCGGCATCTATTCGCAGTTCCTCAGCACTTACGAGTCGACCACCAGCTCCACCTCGATATCGACCAATACTTCCGCCTCCGCATCGGCGTCCGCCTCCGCTTCCGCATCCGCTTCGGATAGCAACTCGCGCCAGTTGCAGTACGTACCCCTGCCATTAAGTCCCGAATCCAATGAGACCATGGAGCGGCGCAAGCTGAAGAGCATACTCAAGAAGCTCCAGATGGGCGGTGgtcaggaggaggaggcgggtTCGAAGGTCAACGCCAGTGGCGCCAGCCAAAAGGGCCAGGGCCTGCCGGCGGAGCCGACCTTGGAAGG CCCGCCCGCCAGTGCCAAGGAGGAGGTGGAATCTCCCTTCGGCGGTGCTGCGGCGATCGGTTcggttaataataataaaaacggTGGCGGTTCGGGAAACGGTGGCGGTACAAGTGCGGCTTCGATGAACGATAACAGTGCCAATCCGAGTTCGATATCCCGGGCGGGCAACAGTGCGTATGCGTGTCCTCCGCCGGCGGTggcatttccgtttccggtaCCAGTGCCGGTCTCAGTTCCGCTGGCTCCCGCATCCGGTGCAGTTGCACTTCCGCTGGGATCGGAGGCGGCGAATGTCTGGTCGCCGACGTTGACGTTGGTAACGCCCACGAATTCGCCGCAGGAGAGCTTCGCGTTTCCCGCCCAGCTTCAGAGGGAGGGGGAGTTGGGCGGccacggaaacggaaacgggcGCGGACTCGTTGGCGGCGTTGGCAGCGCCTCAGCGGTTGGAGCCTCGGCATCCGCGtccgcatccacatccgccTCGTACGTCGTCGAGTGCTCATCGTCGTCGAATCAGATCCTCCATGCCCAGTCCACCActgatttgaatttgaatttgcaGCTCAGGCAGAACACGACCAGTGCGACCATGGGCGGAGCGGGTCCAGGGCCCCGGCTCGAAG GCTTCCCGGAGGCTCAGGACTACTTCAATCAGATCCTGAGCGGCATCAATCACGTGATCAAGACGCACATGAACGAGATGCACTCCAAGTTCGAGACGCAGTTCTCCAGCATGGCGGGCGAGGTGCGACGACGCGATGCAATCATTGCCCAGCTGCAGCTCAAGCTGCGCTCCATAGAGGGCAAGACCTCAGGCCCAGTGGCATCCACATCCGCGTCCTCCTCCGCCTTGGTCCTGCCACTGAGCAGGCGACCGAAGCGCGAGAAGATGTCCCAGTTGTCGGTGGACGACGATGAGCCGCCCGAGGAGGACAACAGCAGTTCGGGATCTTCAGCGGAGCTCCTGTTTATG CGTGGCGATTCCCTGGACACGGTCTTCACTTCATCACCGCCCATCCAGGGTGGCAGGCGCAGCATATCGCCAGGTCCGAGTCGTCATCATGCGGCCTCGGCGAACGCCCTGAACTGCCCGAGTAGCTACTACGGAGGACCCGGCTCCCTGAGCTCCCGCCACGCCCAAAGCCATCCCAGCTTCTATTCTGGTCAGGGCAATGGGCGCAGTGGCCGCAGCAGTGGCTATCGCGAGTGGAGCGGCGGAGCGGACAGCCTGGGCAGCGGGAGTGGATCGAGCAATGCCGTCATGGTGGCGGATGTTACGGGCAACCTGGCCCGCCTGTCGGACAGCGTGATTCTGGACATTGGCGAGAGCTCCAGCTCGAGCTCCTCGTCCAGCAAGATCAACATGGCCGATGTGgatgacgacgaggaggaggaagaggatCCAGCGGCGCGGCATTCTCGAGAGGATGAGGATCTGGACGACGACGGTGGCGGCAGAACGGCGGGACACAACGACTGGGAGGTGCAGATGCTGGCCGCCGAGATGGAGCGGCAGGAGCGCAAGCGTGGTCACTCCCTCTCCGACAATCTTGGCGAGCTGAAGCACTGCAGCACGTTCCTGCGGCGTCGCCGGAAGTTCAGCGACACGGAGACGGAGTTCAGTGAGACGGACATGGAGGAGCAGCTGGCCAGGTCGGTCAGCGGCTCCATGGACCCAACTGGCTCGACAGTTGCGTCTGGCTCCGGCGGCGGTGggtccacatccacatcggCGGGACACCAGAGCGGCAGCCAGCGGCCACGGGCGTCCAGCTTGGATCAGTTCAACCTGCGCTACGGCATCGGGCGCGGGATCTTTAAAGCAATGAGCATCGACCGTGATAAAGACAAGCTTTGA